In Dermacentor albipictus isolate Rhodes 1998 colony chromosome 6, USDA_Dalb.pri_finalv2, whole genome shotgun sequence, the following proteins share a genomic window:
- the LOC139061365 gene encoding myb/SANT-like DNA-binding domain-containing protein 1: MATASGTDEQPPARQRKPRVQWSERDTWALIKLWEDNLPSLRAQKHNGGVYDGIAQALTSMGVPRTKAQVHSKIENLGQTYRSCLKHMTTGSSPPSWPFFSEVHRFLGSLPVHDTSLMEEAGCSESTTSSTASVEELIFDMLDSGSASCEDVAEDCSPSESPVQQVESRNLASGSSECARRKRRQPAGDFQERMLEEQRRQREQFADAHKMEMDLRKEGLKLQEKLVDAMLKFFSKN; this comes from the exons ATGGCTACGGCGAGCGGTACCGACGAACAGCCTCCGGCACGCCAAAGAAAACCGCGGGTACAGTGGTCGGAGAGAGACACCTGGGCGTTAATCAAGTTATGGGAAGACAACCTGCCCTCGCTGCGTGCGCAGAAGCACAACGGAGGCGTTTACGATGGCATTGCACAAGCATTGACGAGCATGGGTGTACCTCGCACAAAGGCGCAAGTGCACAGCAAGATAGAGAACCTGGGACAGACCTACAG GAGCTGCCTGAAACACATGACAACAGGGTCATCACCGCCGAGCTGGCCATTCTTCTCCGAAGTCCATAGGTTTCTAGGATCCCTGCCTGTTCACGATACATCTTTAATGGAAGAGGCTGGGTGCAGCGAGAGCACAACAAGCAGCACTGCCTCCGTCGAAGAA CTGATCTTCGACATGCTTGATTCCGGCTCTGCTTCTTGTGAAGACGTCGCCGAAGATTGTTCACCTTCCGAGTCGCCAGTACAACAGGTTGAATCCAGGAACCTCGCAAGTGGCAGTTCCGAATGTGCCCGCAGGAAGAGAAGGCAACCGGCTGGCGACTTTCAAGAAAGGATGCTTGAGGAGCAGCGACGGCAGAGAGAGCAGTTTGCTGATGCGCACAAAATGGAAATGGATCTCCGTAAAGAGGGGCTCAAGTTGCAAGAGAAACTTGTAGATGCAATGTTGAAGTTTTTTAGTAAAAACTGA
- the LOC139061364 gene encoding uncharacterized protein, whose amino-acid sequence MEVENMGDCTDTKEKVEIACILARILAAESEADAAKAVKDRIKRQLLLNGCTFYALALPTRVCNRSTWAFIRHEKWFEETVPHLGGHNFKQSFRVNPSTFRFLVESLRHVLEKQVTNMRDPITAEKRVAIGLYKLCSSAEDRTVANLFGVGRSSVNVIYREFCAAVVSVLESDWIRMITEEEMPRHIQEFEAVCDFPQAVGALDGCHFPISPPKKYATDYYNYKGWHSIILLALVDHKYRFRYCNVGAPGRCHDAHVFGVSRLSKIVNSPLFKAPVAAVGTTAVPPIILCDQAFPLTPNLMKPFGHRTVISEAERNFNCHLSGARRIVENAFGRLKARFRFIAKRMECSVGNARLAIRACCVLNNICEHFNDSVHPQWLSEVQQSNATFPQPSRRTEAEIGNASAIRTALVEYYKRRN is encoded by the exons ATGGAGGTCGAGAATATGGGGGACTGCACGGACACGAAGGAAAAAGTCGAAATAGCATGCATTTTGGCAAGgattcttgctgcagagagcgaAGCAGACGCCGCAAAGGCAGTCAAAGACCGTATTAAGCGGCAGTTGCTACTCAACGGGTGTACATTTTATGCCTTGGCGCTTCCCACGAGAGTCTGCAACCGATCGACGTGGGCTTTCATCCGCCACGAAAAGTGGTTCGAGGAGACTGTGCCTCACCTCGGTGGCCACAACTTCAAGCAGTCGTTTCGAGTGAACCCCTCAACGTTCCGGTTTCTCGTGGAAAGTCTGCGCCATGTGCTCGAAAAACAAGTTACCAACATGCGTGACCCGATCACTGCGGAAAAGCGTGTCGCCATTGGCCTCTACAAATTGTGCTCTTCTGCCGAAGATAGAACTGTGGCAAACCTCTTCGGCGTTGGGCGCTCATCCGTCAACGTCATTTACAGAGAGTTTTGCGCAGCTGTTGTCTCTGTGCTCGAAAGTGACTGGATCAGAATGATTACTGAAGAGGAAATGCCTAGGCACATCCAAGAGTTCGAAGCCGTGTGCGATTTCCCTCAagctgtcggtgcccttgatggctGCCATTTCCCTATTTCGCCTCCAAAGAAGTACGCCACCGACTACTACAACTACAAGGGTTG gCACAGTATTATCCTACTAGCATTGGTCGACCACAAGTATCGATTCAGATACTGCAATGTCGGTGCCCCAGGACGCTGCCACGACGCACATGTGTTTGGTGTTTCACGGCTGTCGAAGATTGTCAACAGTCCCCTTTTCAAAGCACCTGTTGCCGCAGTGGGTACCACAGCAGTCCCACCGATAATATTATGCGATCAAGCATTTCCACTAACCCCAAACCTCATGAAGCCATTTGGACACCGAACTGTCATCAGTGAAGCTGAAAGGAATTTCAACTGTCATTTATCTGGAGCAAGGAGGATAGTTGAAAACGCATTCGGAAGGCTAAAGGCCCGGTTCCGTTTCATTGCGAAAAGAATGGAGTGTTCTGTTGGCAATGCCCGTTTGGCTATACGAGCATGCTGCGTGCTCAATAACATTTGCGAGCACTTCAACGACAGTGTCCACCCACAGTGGTTAAGTGAGGTGCAGCAGTCCAATGCTACATTTCCACAGCCATCACGCAGAACAGAAGCTGAAATTGGAAATGCATCCGCCATCAGGACAGCACTTGTGGAATATTACAAGCGAAGGAACTGA